From a single Oreochromis niloticus isolate F11D_XX linkage group LG4, O_niloticus_UMD_NMBU, whole genome shotgun sequence genomic region:
- the LOC109202057 gene encoding uncharacterized protein LOC109202057 yields MVKETCEVLQPFEEVTVELSAERFVTGSKAILMARGLQRVTAHRQRSPSIYQPIRNMVDILMAEIVKRLGGIEQVSLLADATLLDPRFKKHAFLHDRHAEDAVTRVVGAASRSLRPLPLATSSTEEGEGVPQANPSTETVPVIWADFEERVASLRPGVQNPFTEAMLEIKGFLSEPLLPGTSDPLEWWKSRATVFKKTCDVMKTRLCIVATSVPSERIFSKAGQIITDRRNRLSPGKVRELIFLNANL; encoded by the exons ATGGTCAAGGAAACCTGTGAGGTCCTGCAGCCTTTTGAGGAAGTGACTGTGGAACTGAGTGCCGAAAG GTTTGTTACTGGATCAAAAGCCATTTTAATGGCAAGAGGGCTGCAGAGGGTTactgcacacagacagagaagTCCTTCCATCTATCAGCCAATCCGCAACATGGTAGACATCCTAATGGCAGAAATTGTCAAACGGCTGGGAGGGATCGAACAAGTGAGCCTGCTTGCAGATGCTACACTTTTGGATCCCAGGTTCAAGAAGCATGCATTTTTGCATGATAGACATGCAGAAGATGCTGTTACAAGAGTTGTGGGAGCTGCATCGAGGTCCTTAAGACCACTGCCACTGGCAACATCCAGCACAGAGGAAGGAGAGGGTGTCCCACAGGCCAATCCTTCCACTGAGACAGTGCCTGTGATTTGGGCCGATTTTGAGGAGCGGGTTGCATCACTGAGGCCAGGAGTCCAAAACCCCTTCACAGAGGCAATGCTGGAGATTAAAGGATTCCTGTCAGAGCCACTCCTACCCGGAACATCTGACCCCCTGGAGTGGTGGAAGTCCCGTGCCACTGTCTTCAAAAAAACCTGCGATGTTATGAAGACGAGACTCTGCATAGTGGCAACTTCCGTTCCATCAGAGCGGATCTTTTCAAAGGCAGGACAAATAATTACAGACAGGAGGAACCGTCTCAGCCCTGGAAAAGTTCGGGAGCTTATTTTCCTCAATGCCAATCTGTAA